A genomic window from Enoplosus armatus isolate fEnoArm2 chromosome 20, fEnoArm2.hap1, whole genome shotgun sequence includes:
- the faap100 gene encoding Fanconi anemia core complex-associated protein 100: protein MEGRCAVETWAEFGFSGTSCTPKVQFGFGTDVFLCTGSDQVCVFSIQERKLTAVLQFPGPVSDLVEDHDKHLLYAACGSGVYRIGLQFLLSRAHSSPADASSSPAELKISSEFLVVPEEGVLSLLLVGSVLLTVSHRDTSWMMTLYNSPKQSASSSYEMLRSFSLPLVSGVVHAGMRRRPVLICVHSSDTAPPSSSSTSSLEATLTHGQVRLEPVLFKLLFGIDAALAKSPVILCGLPDGCLCFLPLRPPGSRPRVLHNLEQPVVFVGASVVVETGPAHAQCLVAVGERGRMVLIKTDKGGPDGGGNVAGFIERCVSGPVMCGCMDKSCLYYSTGSDLLGLNLSEGSSGKENQERDEESSSKTDDALQTPTSLNVCRVIALAEPTCSTAVQLLGLSVRGQLQRITLPAGREDARLSTPVGRSVRDLLSAIGGVCDRASALKTKIKSKNQILRHLNQVLNISFLLLASTNSEEHLPIQEKPIRCHAMTKWSRLLQKDSLNLTCVLDNSSPYVLEGGWTLNITVFPLSYSPSTGGESSSTNFSFPFHNLYPGETLEVSLPLAAAGDASFPMTVSCSLIFSLSSLLGDEAADLSDSQSSCFSLPLNTLTVDWLHTLQVNSPTATHKKAPFQSNSTTADTIQAFVSSRWIGCSRRAEGGEGASKPEREQYSANVRVSSELLRDTLVSDLDPQGPKLAPQNVCLSLLEWLLSEGPGGVKTGRRGDEIALSSSVVHARGPNGHTVKLTAKEVDVGEESVGKEESLTTVEVRVESSSIAAVCGLHHAVLRRVQTLLQRAPERAAATKSAQSLGLRRALQRAEHLLQQIQQSRVSGVFGVGVSTGQMTRSLLSVYRELRENPLLVI from the exons ATGGAAGGGCGGTGTGCTGTTGAGACCTGGGCAGAGTTTGGCTTCTCAGGAACGTCATGCACACCGAAAGTCCAGTTTGGTTTTGGGACAGATGTCTTCCTCTGCACTGGCAGTGACCAGGTCTGTGTCTTCAGTATTCAGGAGAGAAAACTCACG gCTGTCCTCCAGTTTCCTGGTCCTGTGAGTGACCTGGTTGAGGATCATGACAAGCATCTCCTCTACGCAGCCTGTGGGAGCGGAGTTTATCGTATCGGTTTACAATTTCTGCTCTCCAG AGCTCACAGCTCCCCAGCTGATGCATCCTCCAGTCCAGCTGAGCTGAAAATCTCCTCTGAGTTTCTTGTTGTTCCAGAAGAAGGGGTGTTATCGCTGCTCCTCGTCGGCTCTGTGCTCCTGACTGTTTCCCACAGAGACACGTCTTGGATGATGACTCTGTACAATTCTCCAAAGCAGTCAGCGTCCAGCAGCTATGAGATGCTCAGGTCATTCAGTCTACCACTGGTCTCTGGTGTTGTACACGCAGGAATGAGAAGGAGGCCTGTGTTGATTTGTGTTCATTCTAGTGATACAGCaccaccatcctcctcctccacttcttcaTTAGAGGCAACTTTAACTCACGGCCAAGTCCGTCTCGAGCCGGTCCTCTTCAAACTTCTGTTTGGGATTGACGCCGCCCTTGCCAAATCACCGGTTATCCTTTGTGGCCTGCCAGATGGGTGCCTGTGTTTCCTCCCACTGCGCCCCCCAGGATCACGGCCCAGAGTCCTGCATAACCTTGAGCAGCCGGTCGTATTTGTTGGAGCATCTGTTGTCGTGGAAACGGGTCCGGCACATGCACAGTGTTTGGTGGCAGTGGGTGAACGAGGGAGAATGGTGCTGATCAAAACGGACAAGGGAGGGCCAGATGGAGGGGGAAACGTAGCTGGTTTTATTGAGAGATGTGTGTCGGGGCCTGTGATGTGTGGCTGTATGGATAAAAGCTGTCTTTACTACAGCACTGGGTCAGACCTGCTGGGACTGAATCTATCAGAGGGATCATCTGGGAAAGAAAACcaagagagggatgaagagtcATCCAGTAAGACCGATGATGCCCTCCAAACCCCCACCAGCTTAAATGTGTGTAGAGTCATCGCCTTGGCTGAGCCTACATGCAGCACTGCAG TTCAGCTGCTGGGGCTGTCTGTCAGAGGGCAGCTGCAGAGGATTACCTTACCTGCGGGCAGAGAGGACGCAAGATTGTCCACGCCGGTGGGCCGCAGCGTCAGGGACCTCCTGTCTGCTATCGGGGGTGTTTGTGACAG AGCATCGGCGCTGAAAACCAAAATCAAATCCAAAAACCAAATCCTGAGGCACCTGAATCAGGTGCTTAACATCAGCTTCCTGCTATTAGCCAGCACAAATAGTGAGGAACATCTTCCCATCCAGGAGAAGCCAATCAGATGTCATGCCATGACCAAGTGGAGCAGATTGCTTCAGAAAGACTCCCTGAACCTGACGTGTGTCCTGGATAATTCAAGTCCTTATGTTTTGGAAGGAGGCTGGACACTGAACAttactgtgtttcctctgtcctATTCTCCCAGCACCGGAGGGGAAAGCTCCTCCACTAATTTTTCATTCCCATTCCACAATCTCTATCCAGGGGAGACGTTAGAAGTGTCACTGCCTCTAGCAGCTGCAGGCGACGCATCCTTCCCTATGACGGTGAGCTGCTCACTCATCTTCTCACTGTCAAGTCTCCTGGGAGATGAGGCGGCAGACCTTTCTGATTCGCAGAGTAGCTGCTTCAGTTTGCCCTTGAATACATTGACAGTGGATTGgctgcacacactgcaggtgaACAGTCCCACAGCAACTCATAAAAAGGCCCCATTTCAGTCCAACAGCACCACAGCGGATACCATCCAAGCTTTTGTAAGCTCACGCTGGATCGGGTGCAGCAGAAGGGcggagggaggagagggtgcTTCAAAGCCTGAGCGAGAGCAGTATTCAGCAAATGTACGGGTGTCGTCAGAGTTACTGAGGGACACGCTGGTGTCAGATTTGGACCCTCAAGGGCCAAAGTTGGCTCCCCAAAACGTGTGTCTTTCTCTACTGGAATGGCTGTTGTCTGAAGGTCCTGGTGGAGTGAAGACGGGACGCAGAGGAGACGAGATTGCACTCAGCAGCTCAGTGGTCCATGCTCGAGGTCCAAACGGACACACAGTCAAACTGACTGCAAAAGAG GTGGATGTAGGGGAGGAGAGTGTGGGGAAGGAGGAGTCCCTGACCACAGTGGAGGTTCGTGTTGAGAGCTCATCTATAGCAGCAGTGTGCGGACTGCACCACGCCGTGCTGCGCCGGGTACAG ACTCTGTTGCAGAGGGCTCCTGAGAGGGCTGCTGCCACAAAGAGCGCCCAGAGTTTAGGTTTAAGACGTGCGCTGCAGCGGGCCGAG cACCTGTTGCAGCAGATCCAGCAGAGTCGAGTCTCAGGGGTGTTTGGCGTGGGCGTGTCTACGGGGCAGATGACCCGATCTCTTCTCAGCGTTTACCGAGAACTCCGAGAAAATCCTCTCCTTGTAATTtaa
- the birc5a gene encoding baculoviral IAP repeat-containing protein 5a gives MDPCNEEDIKMYFYENRLKTFEGWPFDEDCSCTPENMAKAGFIHTPSDNSPDIAMCFFCLKELEGWEPEDDPEKEHKSHSPSCHFITLKKKVEELTVEEFFKLQKERHKFIVNKSCNEAITKFEEAAKLRRADIIKTAMGEE, from the exons ATGGACCCTTGCAACGAAGAGgatatcaaaatgtatttttatgagAACAGGCTGAAAACTTTCGAGGGGTGGCCATTCGACGAAGACTGTTCGTGTACCCCGGAGAAC ATGGCCAAAGCTGGCTTCATTCACACCCCTTCAGATAACAGCCCAGACATCGCCATGTGTTTCTTCTGCCTCAAAGAGCTGGAGGGCTGGGAGCCAGAGGATGACCCAGA aAAGGAGCACAAATCTCATTCACCATCCTGCCACTTCATCACGCTGAAGAAGAAGGTAGAAGAGCTGACTGTGGAGGAATTCTTCAAACTACAGAAGGAGAGGCACAAGTTCATTGTT AACAAATCCTGTAACGAGGCCATCACCAAGTTTGAAGAGGCGGCCAAGTTGAGAAGAGCAGATATCATCAAGACGGCGATGGGTGAAGAGTGA
- the tmem235b gene encoding transmembrane protein 235: protein MKVTFGSLVISAGICGILSFAFLATSLGTEYWYIIKMNPMNLSDFEDMSSHSGLWSINEGGKTYADTIDSFSADPSRYSETELHMLSMHSAIVLVLPFSLVLLLFGGICGLVSSLARSPVLLTGTASYFFVCSLLTLCGVSLYIIYSYQALAETERLVGQEGLAHIQISFGWSLGLAWLSYCLELLAGILLLIAARMARLQNSSPTVA, encoded by the exons ATGAAGGTTACCTTTGGCTCCCTGGTGATCTCAGCCGGCATCTGCGGCATCCTGAGCTTCGCTTTTTTGGCGACTTCCCTCGGAACCGAGTATTGGTACATCATAAAGATGAATCCCATGAACCTGAGCGACTTTGAGGACATGAGCTCCCACTCGGGACTGTGGAGCATCAACGAAG GTGGGAAGACATATGCAGACACTATTGACTCTTTCAGTGCTGACCCCTCCAGATATTCTGAGACTGAGCTGCACATGCTGA GCATGCACAGTGCCATAGTGCTGGTGCTTCCCTTCAGCTTGGTCCTGTTGCTGTTCGGTGGCATCTGTGGATTGGTCAGCTCACTGGCTCGGAGCCCTGTCCTCCTCACCGGCACGGCCTCCTACTTCTTCGTCTGCA GTCTGCTGACCCTGTGTGGCGTGAGCCTCTACATCATCTACTCGTACCAGGCCCTGGCTGAGACGGAGAGGCTGGTGGGGCAGGAGGGTCTGGCCCATATTCAAATCTCCTTCGGCTGGTCTCTGGGTCTGGCCTGGCTCTCCTACTGCCTGGAGCTACTCGCTGGCATACTGCTGCTCATAGCTGCCCGTATGGCCAGGCTGCAGAACAGCAGTCCCACCGTGGCCTGA
- the LOC139303804 gene encoding uncharacterized protein C16orf52 homolog B-like: protein MDKLTVISGCLFLAADIFAIASIANPDWISTGDSAGSLTVGLIRQCQTIHGRDRTCIPPQLPPEWIITLFFIILGIISLTATCGLLVMSRWRREAARYARWIAFTGMVLFCMAALIFPIGFYINEVGGQPYKLPNNTVVGSSYVLFVLSIFFTIVGLLFAGKVCLPG, encoded by the exons ATGGATAAACTCACCGTGATATCAGGATGCCTCTTCCTCGCCGCGGACATCTTCGCCATCGCCAGCATCGCCAACCCGGACTGGATCAGCACCGGAGACTCAGCTG GTTCTCTGACTGTGGGTCTGATCCGGCAGTGCCAGACCATCCACGGCCGAGACCGGACCTGCATCCCCCCGCAGCTGCCTCCAGAGTGGATCATCACGCTTTTCTTCATCATCCTGGGCATCATCTCCCTCACCGCCACCTGTGGCCTGCTGGTGATGTCGCGCTGGCGCCGCGAGGCCGCCCGATACGCCCGATGGATCGCCTTCACAGGGA TGGTCCTGTTCTGCATGGCTGCCCTCATATTCCCAATCGGCTTCTACATCAACGAGGTTGGAGGACAGCCGTATAAGCTCCCCAACAACACAGTGGTGGGCTCCTCCTACGTGCTCTTCGTTCTGTCCATATTCTTCACCATAGTGGGACTGCTGTTTGCTGGGAAGGTATGCTTGCCCGGCTga